The Sandaracinus amylolyticus genomic interval GATGTGCGCGGCCATGGCTCACTTCACTCCGGTGTACGGGAGCAGCGAGATCTTGCGCGCGAGCTTGATCGCGCGCGTGAGGTCGCGCTGCTGCTTGGCCGAGAGACCGCTGATGCGACGGGGCACGATCTTGCCGCGCTCAGTGATGAAGTGCTTCAGCGTCTGCGGGTCCTTGTAGTCGAACGAGAAGTCGGGATCCGCGGTGAACGCGGGCGCGCGCTTGCGGCCCGC includes:
- the rpsR gene encoding 30S ribosomal protein S18, with product MKFYARPMMDDDRRGGRDDGGSQPPPGRGGADDPLGLRRRAGRKRAPAFTADPDFSFDYKDPQTLKHFITERGKIVPRRISGLSAKQQRDLTRAIKLARKISLLPYTGVK